CTGTACCGTCTGAATCACCATAACGGGTACTACGAAGTGATCCACACCGAAACGAATATCCAGAATACCGGGTTCTCGCTGAACCCGACGTACACCGATACTGGCCTGAACTGTCTCACGACGACGTATACGTACAAACTGCAAGCCTACGACATCTGCGGCAACGTCATCCCACTGGATCAGTTGACCGCTCATACCACCATCAATGTTTCGTCGCAGCGACAGGGGAATAACATCTACGTGAGCTGGACTCCGTACGGCGGCTGTCCGGTCAGTTCCTACGAGATCTACCGTTGCGAGCCGGGCGAAACCCCGACTTATCTGACCACTGTTGCCGCCAGCCAGCTCGATTATCTCGACACGACCTTTACTTGTCCGAATCCCTATTCGTACAAGATCATGGCGACCGACTTGTGCGGAAATCCGTTCACCAGTTTCTCCGATACCTCGGTCACGATCCCGCTGAACTACCTGGCCAATCAGGTGGTCGACGTGATCCGCTCCACGGTGGTTGATAATCAGTATGTGCTGACCGAATGGCGACAGCCGTCCGTGCGTCCGGAGATGGTTGCCCAATTCGACGTCTATCGTTCTACGGACAACGTCAACTTCAACTACCTGCGTACGGTACCGGCACAACAGACCGACCTGAGCGACTATGCCGTCGATGTGCAGAACAATCGTTACTTCTACAAGATCCTGGTCGTGAACACCTGCGACATCACGCAGGACCTCAGCCCAAGCACGAATACGATTCTGCTCCGGGGCGAAATGGATGAAGCACGACAGGTCCATCTTCAATGGACTCCTTATTCGGCCTGGGAAAACGGCGTCGAATATTATATCCTAGAAAAACTTGACGAGCAGGGACACTGGCAAGTGCTCCGGCAGGTCGACGGACAAACGCTCCGTTACGATTACCAGGAATGAACGATCCACTGAAACACCCTCCTGGTGAACGAGTGCCCTCACCCCGGGCGCTCGTTCATTTTTTATAGGCTTGTCAAAAGGCGTATCTTAGCCATGCCATGCGCCGGCCGATACTGATCCTCTATATCCTGGCTTTTTATGTGATCTTCCAGTTCTGCTGGTGGGCCTATCTGTTACTGGACCTGAACGTGGAGATCTACGAGCACAGGATCGAGAACGTCCGCTTGTCCGTCGATGACAAACAACAACAGGAAGACCTGATCGCCGAACTCGAAGAAAGGAATCAGCAGCGTCATTGGATGGTGCTCGGTGAAGGAGGAGTATTTCTCGGATTACTGATGTGGGGAAGTTTTGTAACCCTACGCTCGATCCGCAAGGAAGTCGGACTGGCACGACAGCAGAAGAACTTTCTGCTTTCCATCACCCACGAGTTCAAGTCACCGCTTGCCTCGATCAAACTCTACTTACAGACGCTCCAACGTCATGACCTCGACGCGGACCGCGAAGCCGCGTTCATCCAGGGAGCCATCAACGACACCGAGCGCCTCAACAACCTGGTCGAGAACGCGCTGCTCGCCAATCTCATCGACCATAACGGCTACTCCTTCAACAAGGAAGAACTGAATCTCTCCGCGTTCATCCGGCTGCTGCTCCAAAAACTACCCGGCGCGAATCAACGCAACCGGATCGACGGGCAGATCGAAGACGGCATTTCCATCTTCGCTGATCGCAACGCGATTTCCGTCGTCTTCAGTAACCTTTTGGAGAATGCCATCAAGTATTCACCCGCCGACTCGACCATTCGTATTACACTGGTCAAGGATCGCGGACAAGCACGCTTACAATTCATCGATGAAGGCATCGGCGTTCCGGCCGCAGAGAAGAAGAACATTTTCCGAAAATTCTACCGCATCGGAAAAGAAGAAACCCGAAAGACAAAGGGAACCGGCCTGGGTCTTTACATCGTCAAATACATCATCGATGAACACGGTGGCGACATCACGGTAGCGGATAACACACCGAAGGGTTCCATTTTCGACGTGCATCTGCCGATCTCGAAAACAGCGGGGAACGGCTAGTCGCCTCTTTTTCGTATCTTTGCATGCTGAAAAGGCGATTTTAAGGTCTTTTCACACAAATTCTCCATCCACATGGCGAATGCCAATAAAGTCGTCCTCATCGTCATGGACGGCTGGGGGCACGGTCCAAAGACTGATGCCAACGCGATCTTCAAGGCGCGTACCCCCTTCATCGATTCCCTTTACGCGAATTACCCGAATGCCGAATTGCTCACGTCCGGCGAAGACGTTGGTTTACCGGCCGGACAAATGGGCAACAGCGAAGTCGGTCACCTGAACATCGGTGCCGGACGCGTCGTGTACCAGGATCTTGTCCGCATCAACCTCGCGATCCGTGACGGATCTATCTTCCGGGAAAAGACCCTGGTGGAAGCATTCGCTTTCGCGAAGGCGAACAACAAGCCGGTTCATTTCCTGGGTCTGGTTTCCGACGGCGGCGTTCATTCGCACCTCGAGCACCTCAAGGCCCTTTGTGACGCGGCGAAAAAAGACGGGGTGCAGGATGTTTACATCCATGCCTTCACCGATGGACGCGATACGGATCCGAAGGGTGGCCTGGGTTATCTGCGCGAGTTGCAGGAACACTTGAAACATTCATCCGGTAAAATCGCCAGCATTGTCGGCCGGTATTACGCGATGGATCGCGACAAACGTTGGGAACGCGTCAAGGAAGCCTATGATCTGCTGGTATCGGGCCATGGCACGCCCGCAACCGATCCGCTGAAAGCAATTGAATCTTCGTATACTGCCGGCATAACCGATGAATTCATCAAACCGATCGTTATTACACGTCCCGACGGACAACCGACGGCGATCATACGGGAAGGCGATGTCGTTATCTGTTTCAATTTCCGAACCGACCGCTGTCGGGAGATCACGCAGGCGCTGACACAGCAGGATTTTCACGAGCAGAACATGCACCGCATGGATCTGCACTACGTGACGATGACGAATTATGACGATACGTTCCGGAACGTTCACGTCATTTACGATAAGGATAACCTTGCCATGACGCTTGGAGAAGTGGTGGCCAATGCGGGTTTAAAACAGATCCGGATCGCGGAAACGGAAAAGTACCCGCACGTTACGTTCTTCTTTTCCGGCGGTCGTGAAGCACCCTTCGAAGGCGAGCAACGCATCCTGGTCCCTTCTCCGAAAGTCGCCACCTACGACCTTCAACCCGAGATGAGTGCCGAAGAGGTTACGCGTAAACTCTGCGCCGAACTGGAGAAAGGCGAAGCCTCGTTTGTCTGCCTGAATTTCGCCAACTGCGACATGGTCGGACATACTGGTGTGTTTGACGCGGTTGTCACGGCTGTCGAAAAAGTGGACGACTGTGTTCGTCGCGTCGTAGAGACCGGTCAGCGCAACGGCTACTCATTTCTGATCACCGCCGATCACGGCAATGCCGATTACATGATCAACGAGGATGGATCACCGAACACCGCTCATACGACCAATCCCGTTCCGGTTTTTCTGCTCGACTCCCATCACCGCACACTCCAAAACGGCCGCCTTGCCGACCTAGCTCCCACCGTGTTGCACCTGATGGGTTTGGAGATTCCGAAGGAGATGACGGGAAAGGTGTTGTGCGGAACCTGATGCAGAGGCAGAAAAAATCCGGCATCGTGATGCAGGTAATTAACAACTGGAAAACTGGAAGAAGAAACTTCTCCAATCACCAATCACCAGTTTCCAATTACTAGTTACTAGTTACTAGTTACTAGTTTCCAGTCTCCACCTACCAATTCACCCTTACCGCCGCGATCAAATTCCTTCCCGGCGCCTGGATACCGCTGGCGAATGCCCGGTAGTTTTGATCCAGGATGTTATCGAGCCCCAGCTGCAGGGTCAGGAATGATTTCAATCTGTACTGCGTGCGCAGGTTGACGGTATACCAGGAAGGCATGCCGTCGGCGGTAGCGTACTGCTGGTTATCTTCTCCGAAGGGATTGTAGTCGTCGATATCTTTCTTACCGTTGAATACAGTAGACGCTTCAGCTTCGAATTTCTCGTACTGATAACGCACCGCCAAACGACCGTAGAGCGGAGGAATATGATCCAGCGGAATTTCCACTGTATCGGTTTTCACCCGTCCATAGGTGTAATTGACCGATCCCACAATATGCCAGTCGCGGGCAGCTTCAATCTCGATGGCGGAACTGAAGCCATAGATATAGGCTTCCTGCTTATTCTGATTGCTGTAAACACGGCTCATGGTCCCGTCGTAGAGCACGCTATCCTGCCCGTTGAATTTCGTAATGTCCGTTACGATGGCATCGGTAAACGCCGTATAGAACCCGGTATTTTCCCACCGTACATTCTTA
This DNA window, taken from Bacteroidota bacterium, encodes the following:
- a CDS encoding PKD domain-containing protein codes for the protein MNQYGCADTMQSQQPINVLAAPQPFFSANNTTGCAPLNITFYNGSLNVEGPSYLWDFGNGQTSTAANPQVVFDAPGFYTVSLTVTNANGCTDFLSFPAMIHVMDTLPPPESKIYSVSVLSNTSVEITWENNPAIDLGGYILYRLNHHNGYYEVIHTETNIQNTGFSLNPTYTDTGLNCLTTTYTYKLQAYDICGNVIPLDQLTAHTTINVSSQRQGNNIYVSWTPYGGCPVSSYEIYRCEPGETPTYLTTVAASQLDYLDTTFTCPNPYSYKIMATDLCGNPFTSFSDTSVTIPLNYLANQVVDVIRSTVVDNQYVLTEWRQPSVRPEMVAQFDVYRSTDNVNFNYLRTVPAQQTDLSDYAVDVQNNRYFYKILVVNTCDITQDLSPSTNTILLRGEMDEARQVHLQWTPYSAWENGVEYYILEKLDEQGHWQVLRQVDGQTLRYDYQE
- a CDS encoding GHKL domain-containing protein, with the protein product MRRPILILYILAFYVIFQFCWWAYLLLDLNVEIYEHRIENVRLSVDDKQQQEDLIAELEERNQQRHWMVLGEGGVFLGLLMWGSFVTLRSIRKEVGLARQQKNFLLSITHEFKSPLASIKLYLQTLQRHDLDADREAAFIQGAINDTERLNNLVENALLANLIDHNGYSFNKEELNLSAFIRLLLQKLPGANQRNRIDGQIEDGISIFADRNAISVVFSNLLENAIKYSPADSTIRITLVKDRGQARLQFIDEGIGVPAAEKKNIFRKFYRIGKEETRKTKGTGLGLYIVKYIIDEHGGDITVADNTPKGSIFDVHLPISKTAGNG
- a CDS encoding 2,3-bisphosphoglycerate-independent phosphoglycerate mutase, translated to MANANKVVLIVMDGWGHGPKTDANAIFKARTPFIDSLYANYPNAELLTSGEDVGLPAGQMGNSEVGHLNIGAGRVVYQDLVRINLAIRDGSIFREKTLVEAFAFAKANNKPVHFLGLVSDGGVHSHLEHLKALCDAAKKDGVQDVYIHAFTDGRDTDPKGGLGYLRELQEHLKHSSGKIASIVGRYYAMDRDKRWERVKEAYDLLVSGHGTPATDPLKAIESSYTAGITDEFIKPIVITRPDGQPTAIIREGDVVICFNFRTDRCREITQALTQQDFHEQNMHRMDLHYVTMTNYDDTFRNVHVIYDKDNLAMTLGEVVANAGLKQIRIAETEKYPHVTFFFSGGREAPFEGEQRILVPSPKVATYDLQPEMSAEEVTRKLCAELEKGEASFVCLNFANCDMVGHTGVFDAVVTAVEKVDDCVRRVVETGQRNGYSFLITADHGNADYMINEDGSPNTAHTTNPVPVFLLDSHHRTLQNGRLADLAPTVLHLMGLEIPKEMTGKVLCGT